aggaaaaaggcaaataatataGTTTCCCTGAATATGAAACGCTGCCATCAGGCAGAAGAATGTGTATTAAGATGCAAATCAAATCgcttaaaatgataatttgttCTGGCCTCCATTAAGCTGATGCAATAGAACGTGCAATAGAATAATGTGCAATAAATAGGAAAGTACTTAACTTTAGCACTCATACTTTATCACCTGCACCTTATTCCCAAGTTCAAGTGCAATAGTTAtagttaatagtttttaatgaatcaatcattcACTGTGCCCAAGACAGATTTCCCCATGGTGACAATAAAGTGTAACTTATCTTACCGTATGGCTTGAACACTGCTtgtgaagctctgcagagcaCGTTTGATGAAGACTGCATCAATgtccttcttctgcagctgttggtacATAATGTCAACGTGAGGCATGATTTGATGAAATAGATGCAGGAAAAACTTGAAGTCATCGTCCTGCAGCATCCTCAGGTAGCCAGATGCCTCCCTCACTGTGGTGCAGTCAAATGAGCCGTCTGTGCTGATGGCTTCAAAACACTCTATGAGGTCATCTAGGTTCTCATAGACTGTGTTCACGACCCTGCTGTTGAAGTTCCATCTTGTGGCCGATGCTCTTGGCAGCCTTCGTGCAACAACCTGGTCGAGGATGGTGGTGCGTTTGGGTGACCGACTAAAAAAACTAGAAATGCCATTCAGATCCGAGAAAAAAACCCTCACTGCTGGGACCTGAGAAGTGGCTTGCTGCATGATCAAATTCAGCTGGTGTGCATAgcaatgtaaataatgtgcatttttgtaATGCTCTCGCACTTTTTGCTGCACACcagccttctctcctctcatcacattGGCCCCGTCATATGCTTGCGCGATGAGTTTACCCCTCTCTTCCTCGGTGAATAGACTGTTCAGTCTCTCCATAATAGCAGTGGCAATCGAGTCAGCCGTTGAAGACGAGAGGGGGACAAACTCAAAAAAACGCTCTTGAACAGCATGGCTCCCATCAATGTATCGCAATACCATGACCatctgagtctgagtcgagACGTCCGTTGTTTCGTCAGCTTGTATCGCAACGAAGCTGGCCGACTTCACCTCCTCCGTAATGCGTGCCCTAATGACAGCTGCCATGCAGTCGAGCAGCTCATTTTGGACGGTCTTGGATGTGCCTTTAAAGACGGTGGCCGTTTTTAAATGCTCCTCAAAAACTTCATCTAGGGATGCAATAAACTGTACCAATCCTCGAAAAATTCCGGGGTTGCTGGATCCCTCGCTCTCGTCTCGGCCTCGCAAGGCCAACTCGAATACACCGCAGAACTTAACACCGTCGATCAGGCGGCCCAGAATGTGGCGATTTTTTCCCACCTCATCATTGTGCCGACGCAGTGCTAGCCTGTAGCCATCGTCCAACTGCGTAGCAATGTTGACGCTCCCAAACGCTGACAGTTTTAAGCAGCTGTCAATGTGGATCCTCGATGcttcatgcttttttattttttcggaCAGATGATGCATATCTTTGAAACCTGTTGTAGTCCAAGGTGTTTCCGTGGTGCAGCCATCAGGGTGGATGAGGACGCAGGGGTAGCAGAAGAGTCCGTTGGCTAGCTCGCATCCTGCTAGCCAGTTTTTCCTCTCGTACCAGCACCGCGAAAATCCCCTGGTGTACGACTTGCCTCCtttctttgatatttgttttatatttaaatttggtcGGGGTGGTCCTAATTGTTTAACAGccaatttttcctgattgcttcGACGACTAAATGGTAATtctctaaatgaaatgatggagTTGCTCTGAGCTGTAATATTCGCCATGACGATCGTGAACGTGACTGCGGCGGCAGCAAAGCACCACGTGACGTTCACTGTAGTGTACGTATGATATGACAGAATCACGTTAGTGCAAGCACTCCCGGAACCCATAGAGAATGCATTGCAGGGcttgcagtttgaaaaaaaaagcttttacatgAAAGTCAATGAGAGCGCTGGGGGCGATTTCCAGGCAGGCTGAAATCGCCCATAGCGCTCGGTTGGTATGAAACACAActgctcagaggaaaacaggcttaattttttacaaaatgtattggtTAGCATCATTAtcactaaaaaatatatacatatgatatattattaaaaaaaaatatttggcatattatcttttttttttttttttttttttgactcaaGGAGGGCGGCGCCCTATCGCCCTCTATTGGCCGGCCGCCCCTgactgagagacacagagtaAATGAGTAATTCAGAACTGATTGATTGTACAAGAGCGATGGAGAAATGAAGAATGAGAGAGTGCAAAActgggagagagatagagagggagcgACAGATAAAAAAGGAACATAGATTGCAGAAGAACGGAAGCAAATGGAAGATAGACATGTGATAGATGGAaggcgagagagagggggggattCAGGGCGACGGAGGGGTAGTCACTCCCCCGACCTTTGCTGGGAGGTTATGAAGCTAACACTCGTCGATGTGCCGTTTGTGTGGTGTTAACGCACCTTTTTCCATTCCCACCCCTAACCTAGTTTAACTTCAGCCATCGCCTCGGGCTTGTGGAAGAGGAGTGGCAGCAATACCAGGTCAAGCCCAGGGAGGGGACAAGCCCAGTGCTTAGTATTCCCTGAGTGTCGGACGCAGAGAGACAGgacggagaaggaggagagaaagagtgtCTGGTGGAGGCAGGGCGGGGGTTTGTCTGGAGGATGAGACTTAAACCTAGGTAAAGCTGATGCTGGGCTCAACCCTGTATTctagaaaatatatttgtatggCATAAACTATATAAATTCTTCCACCGCtctatgttttatattttgtctcTAATATTTAGAGACTTTTTGGTGTGGTATTTATTTCAGCATTTACTGGATTCTACCACAAcccacattttcattttcatttcatttatgtattttgtacTTGTGTTGTGTGAAGTAAACTAAACAAGCACTATTCAGAAACAAAGCCAATTGCTACAGTAGCCAGCACCTGCTGATACACTATCACGAGTCCATGTCAGCAATTAGTTACAAAGATGTTGTAACAATTATTGTTTGTAAGGTACAAATCTTTCTAGGTTACGTAGCTGATATGCAAAAGCGAGAAAGCACCAGCAAGTCCAAATTTCTCACTAATATTTCAGTGACATTCACCCAAAACTACAGATAACTATcaaaggaggaggtggaataAAACATACAGGGCTCTGGGGATTGAA
The nucleotide sequence above comes from Platichthys flesus chromosome 9, fPlaFle2.1, whole genome shotgun sequence. Encoded proteins:
- the LOC133961196 gene encoding zinc finger MYM-type protein 1-like, producing the protein MANITAQSNSIISFRELPFSRRSNQEKLAVKQLGPPRPNLNIKQISKKGGKSYTRGFSRCWYERKNWLAGCELANGLFCYPCVLIHPDGCTTETPWTTTGFKDMHHLSEKIKKHEASRIHIDSCLKLSAFGSVNIATQLDDGYRLALRRHNDEVGKNRHILGRLIDGVKFCGVFELALRGRDESEGSSNPGIFRGLVQFIASLDEVFEEHLKTATVFKGTSKTVQNELLDCMAAVIRARITEEVKSASFVAIQADETTDVSTQTQMVMVLRYIDGSHAVQERFFEFVPLSSSTADSIATAIMERLNSLFTEEERGKLIAQAYDGANVMRGEKAGVQQKVREHYKNAHYLHCYAHQLNLIMQQATSQVPAVRVFFSDLNGISSFFSRSPKRTTILDQVVARRLPRASATRWNFNSRVVNTVYENLDDLIECFEAISTDGSFDCTTVREASGYLRMLQDDDFKFFLHLFHQIMPHVDIMYQQLQKKDIDAVFIKRALQSFTSSVQAIRDQSSSPEQQQVAAGTTGKRRALGEQDKQRLSKEVCDTILGHANERFSFTSHLVSATLLQGNLFEQYSHVFPDEALNTTAKAYPMLNKAKLKTELSLIYESPDFKGCSGALALYQVLQRNNLHETLSETVALLNILITTPMTTAEAERCFSTLKRIKTFLRNSMGQDRLNALAMLSMERELVRNMPDFNERVIDHFAALKERRAKFQYK